The genome window TCTTCTATAATATCTACTACTTGCTAATATATCTCCAATCAAGCCTTTATCATCTACCATTTCGATTTTATTTTCATCTTGATCGAAAAGACGTTCTAATATTTTAATACCAAATGATTGTTCAATTGATTTATATAATGTATTTGCCGCTCCGCCACCACAAATCAAATATTTATTATCAGAATCTTCAATTATTCCTATAAAGCTATGATTATAGAAAAGTAGATCTTGCTTTTGATCTAATTTAAATATAGATGCATCTAATTCAATATATGAATGAATTAAGTTATACCAGTCAGGTTTGTTATAGGAATTTGACAACAAGAAAAGAAATGTTACATTCATTTGTTTTTGAATTAGATTTTTTGTATTAACTTCAATATAGCCCTTTTCATCGACTAGATATTCAGAAAGCTTTTCTATGTTTTCATCTTTTTTAATGAGATATACTTTTAGATCTGAAGTATTTGCCATTTAAAACCTTCTTATTCTAATAACCAATTAATACTCAAATAATATCCTATTCCTGTAGAACTATCTTTTAAGCAGCAGGTGGAAAGATGGCGGGATCGTTGCGAATGCAAGGATCATGACATCCCGACTGTCTGCTTCAAAAGCTTGTTATGTACCACTATTATTTCCGCAGTAGATCATATAGAGGACGATTAACAAATATTGTTTCTTTTCCTAATCTAAATGACTCTAATACTCCTATCAGCTCTAGTTCTTTTAGGTATTTACTTGCAGTTCGTCTTTCAGCAATACCTGCCTCTACGAGAAAAGCAATTTTTGTATACGGTTGAACAAATAATAATTCAATAAGCTCTTTTGAATAAATATTTTTGGGAAGTCTACTCTTACAGACTTCAATTGTCGTTTCTAATAATTCCATAATGTCTGAAATGATTTTATATGTGTCCTTTGCTGTCTCTTCTACAGCTTTTAACATATATACTATCCAATCTTCCCAATTTTCGGACTTATGCATTTGTTGAAGTAGCCTATAATATTGTGTTTTATTTTTAATTATATATGAACTAAGAAAAAGAACTGGTGTATCTAGTAACCCTTTTAAAACAAGATAAAGGACATTTATTATTCTACCTGTTCTACCATTACCATCATAGAATGGATGGATTGATTCAAATTGATAATGGATGACAGCCATCTTTATCAAGGAGTCAATTTCATCATCTGAATTTATGTATTTCTCAAGATTTGTTAGAAGATTATTGATTACTTCTTCATCATCAGGGGGAGTATAAAGTACTTCACCGGTTGTATCATTTACTAAACTTGTTCCAGGTAATTTTCTTATACCAGCCGAATTTTGTTCAAGCTCTTCTTGAATTGAGAGTATTGTATTGACACGTAAAATGTCGCTTTTCTTTATTTCATTATATCCAAGCCACAAAGCTGATCTGTAGCTTAAAACCTCTTTGGTTGCCGG of Oceanispirochaeta crateris contains these proteins:
- a CDS encoding Fic family protein, giving the protein MAYNGHDMCKIANNNLPELPPKQEIETKNVLRHAISSNRELARLKGYCSLLPNDSILLSSIILKEASASSEIENIITTQDALYRAIVAKERIIDPATKEVLSYRSALWLGYNEIKKSDILRVNTILSIQEELEQNSAGIRKLPGTSLVNDTTGEVLYTPPDDEEVINNLLTNLEKYINSDDEIDSLIKMAVIHYQFESIHPFYDGNGRTGRIINVLYLVLKGLLDTPVLFLSSYIIKNKTQYYRLLQQMHKSENWEDWIVYMLKAVEETAKDTYKIISDIMELLETTIEVCKSRLPKNIYSKELIELLFVQPYTKIAFLVEAGIAERRTASKYLKELELIGVLESFRLGKETIFVNRPLYDLLRK